Proteins found in one Micropterus dolomieu isolate WLL.071019.BEF.003 ecotype Adirondacks linkage group LG12, ASM2129224v1, whole genome shotgun sequence genomic segment:
- the LOC123980655 gene encoding kinesin-like protein KIF20B isoform X2 encodes MMDSCLSDKDKQVEDLKRYLSSEFSTLPDSQHSNIEDREHLQVYLRIRPFSSAESNNGESQDCVTIEPPDTVLLKPPGLSLSARLSTDKSFLQTGQRFQFSQVYGPETTQRELFEGTVKDLVKDVFEGGNSLVFTYGVTNAGKTFTFLGPDADAGILPRSLDVIFSSIDEQVFSGMSIKPHRSREFIRLTREQQAEEAVFKRNLFRQLKESEKSNAGPLNSTNKTLLEGPSMLQTTAAAEDKISLEVEALTKFSVWVSFCEIYNENIHDLLEVVPSGAPRRTALRLSQDVKGNAFVKDLRWVQVNSAEEANKVMKLGKKNQSFSSTRLNQLSSRSHSIFSIRILRIEDSGTPRVQAVSELCLCDLAGSERCAKTQNKGERLKEAGNINTSLLILGKCINALRHNQQAKLLQHVPFRESKLTHYLQGFFCGRGKACMIVNINQCASMYDETLNVLKFSAVAQKVVVLSTRPLPIMSQRSTSDVSFALRCNRRSSLIGYDSSLEDVQEDEDDECEEEKSLMEDTMDQTCNEEDSDEHDNDKILIGRKMHQRQVALLRQLQLQLKKERAESLLMEARVREEISREFSELFSEMQNDYNDRLAREREILEERAERRMEIFKNLIDKMSTTGPSPDAQAMDKSLDCSELAGIKKATEAAHKCLGSGRTAAQGDIRDAVEELERKVLEMNEHQQKVQQPMAHKHNGEASGVEEEEKRRLLFQLQEESSEVARLEKQVGDLRRVAELGSQSRSMLVEEESSRERERLQEVVAALEKEKEGALAALEYQTMGKEEALASLEEERKAREEALATLKELQQSKEEILASLKEERKGNEKAKAALETERRAKEDAIAALSEEKQSREDVLATLVEERRSKEEAQSALEVERKEMSRLVEEREKRQQEGDALRREVKELTAKLEATVQQVTSETERAEQALVRLQTAQAQLDERSKEIQEKTSHILALTQEVQSLKRELQTSAVSSGCVNDQLREEVSELRKNVTEEKEKNESKHRQMLELEHKLEQANEQLAHKRLISDQQLEQFTEKLNQQDAASKQQVEELKKKLREQEEKSQQPLDELTSRHESQERAAKEEVEQLRAKLEEQTQASKKQVEELNEKLREQEAISQQQLEELKHKLSEQKETSGKLLDDLKQNLSDQERTAELLKVELEEARFKGSSCSCCSAAEEDLKRLNSDLQTEIATLRAKVSSVENTESSQLASSEMERMLKEKDRQVEEKLAEVEKASAEREAELQKKLLEKEAQVNSLQRSLKEAQERREEEETQAVQAARTREVERRRELLAVAHEAIAQKDAELEEKAEIISRLKENAKQESEKVKSLSLDLQRKEDDTSDLREKLADYKKQIQQVQKEISSMREEEKALKQKVADTEKAKKQLQSDLTNRDRTIQQLKTEQSSDAKSDQTLQLYQKACKELETKERVMEDMRLALTEQEETQEQMEQALEEKLNLIQELSSEVEKLKGVLLQQNCGSNAHRQVNSPSDDLKLAQQEAAQVQESLKLCTEKHQAERKKWLEEKLSLIGQAKEAEDKRNQEMRKFVEDRERYTRQQSQLESLSSQLAEKEQAMEKWRKERDTLVAALEVQLQKLLSSQAEKDKLIQQLRQNNTQLPQESGDVGVSVAELQATLSQREAEILQLKEELRASAVQQGEPVTQTKSNESPATLAAKPQSKTINRKSGRRRDTRASVSSQGSAGYPSVLDSSEISTENGRTSRFPRPELEISFSPLQPNRMALRRQGEENAVTVKISRSARKRKSGEMEKSHIFRRSKRRTPKEEMEAENRRNTRTKLTPKLTPHQEEISSPAGRHDSQSSIRSRKEGTLQKIGDFLQSSPTLLGTKAKKMMSLVSGRGDAESAASSSSLSLRAKKNKRKLYRPEISSPMDMPSHPIISREPEEKESDHQIIKRCLRSRRAK; translated from the exons ATGATGGATTCATGCCTGAGCGACAAAGACAAACAGGTTGAAGATTTGAAGAGATATCTCTCATCAGAGTTCAGCACCTTACCAGACTCACAG CATTCGAACATCGAGGACAGAGAACACCTACAGGTCTACCTCCGTATCCGGCCCTTTTCCTCAGCAGAGAGTAATAATGGAGAGTCGCag GACTGTGTTACCATCGAGCCCCCTGACACTGTTCTTCTTAAGCCTCCCGGCTTGTCCCTCTCAGCGCGGCTCAGCACTGACAAATCCTTTCTACAGACTGGGCAGCGCTTTCAGTTCTCTCAG GTGTATGGTCCTGAGACAACGCAGAGAGAGCTGTTTGAAGGCACAGTAAAAGATTTAGTGAAAGATGTTTTCGAAGGGGGAAACTCGCTGGTTTTCACATATGGAGTCACCAACGCTGGGAAGACCTTCACATTCTTAG GTCCTGATGCCGATGCTGGTATCCTGCCCAGGTCTCTCGACGTCATTTTCAGCAGTATTGATGAACAGGTTTTCAGCGGGATGAGCATCAAACCTCACCGCAGCCGAGAGTTCATAAGGCTCACCAGGGAGCAGCAGGCTGAGGAAGCAGTGTTCAAGAGAAACCTCTTCAGACAACTTAAAGAG AGCGAGAAGAGCAATGCCGGCCCGTTGAACTCAACCAATAAGACTCTCCTTGAAG GCCCCTCTATGCTGCAGAcgactgcagcagcagaggacaAAATCAGCCTGGAGGTGGAAGCGCTAACAAAGTTCTCTGTGTGGGTTTCTTTCTGTGAAATCTACAATGAAAACATTCACGACCTCCTGGAGGTGGTGCCCAGCGGGGCCCCGAGGAGGACTGCACTGCGCCTGTCACAGGACGTCAAGGGCAACGCCTTTGTGAAAG ATCTGCGTTGGGTTCAGGTAAATAGTGCGGAAGAGGCTAACAAGGTGATGAAGCTGGGCAAGAAGAACCAGAGCTTCTCCTCCACCCGGCTCAACCAGCTCTCCAGCAGGAG tCACAGTATTTTCTCCATTCGCATATTGAGGATTGAGGATAGTGGGACTCCGAGGGTCCAAGCAGTCAGCGA gttgtgtctgtgtgacctgGCTGGCTCGGAGCGATGCGCCAAGACTCAGAATAAAGGAGAGCGTCTGAAAGAAGCTGGAAACATCAACACCTCACTGCTCATCCTGGGAAAATGCATCAACGCACTACGACACAATCAGCAGGCCAA GCTGCTCCAGCATGTTCCCTTCAGGGAAAGCAAGCTGACCCACTACCTGCAGGGCTTCTTCTGTGGTCGAGGTAAAGCCTGCATGATCGTCAACATCAACCAGTGTGCCTCCATGTACGACGAGACTCTCAACGTCCTCAAATTCTCTGCTGTGGCTCAGAAG GTTGTGGTTCTATCCACCAGGCCTCTTCCCATCATGTCCCAGAGGTCCACCAGTGATGTATCCTTCGCTCTTCGGTGCAACAGGAGGAGCTCCCTGATTGGCTATGATAGTAGCCTGGAGGATGTACAG gaggatgaagatgatgagTGTGAGGAAGAAAAGAGCCTGATGGAGGATACAATGGATCAGACCTGCAATGAAGAAGACAGCGATGAACACGATAATGATAAAATTCTCATCGGTAGAAAGATGCACCAG CGGCAGGTGGCGCTGTTGAGACAGCTGCAGCTACAGCTGAAGAAGGAGCGAGCGGAGAGCCTGCTCATGGAGGCGCGAGTCAGAGAAGAAATCAGCAGAGAGTTCTCAGAGCTCTTCTCTGAGATGCAGAATGACTACAA tGACCGCCTggcgagggagagagaaatcTTAGAGGAGCGAGCAGAAAGGAGAATGGAGATCTTCAAGAACCTCATTGACAAAATGTCCACCACTGGACCCAGTCCAGATGCACAAGCCATG GACAAATCTCTGGACTGCTCTGAATTGGCAGGCATAAAGAAAGCCACTGAGGCTGCTCATAAATGTCTGGGTTCAGGCCGAACGGCGGCTCAGGGAGACATAAGAGACGCTGTAGAGGAGCTGGAGAGGAAGGTGTTGGAAATGAATGAGCACCAACAGAAAGTCCAGCAGCCGATGGCTCACAAACACAAtg GTGAAGCCAGCGGagtagaggaagaggagaagaggaggcttCTCTTTCAGCTCCAGGAGGAGTCGTCAGAGGTTGCTCGGCTGGAGAAACAAGTGGGAGACCTGCGGAGGGTGGCAGAGCTGGGCTCGCAAAGTCGCTCCATGCTGGTCGAGGAGGAGAGCTCACGTGAGAGAGAACGGCTGCAG GAGGTGGTGGCTGCCCttgagaaggagaaagaaggcGCCCTCGCTGCCTTGGAGTACCAGACTATGGGAAAAGAGGAGGCGCTGGCCTCCTtagaggaggaaaggaaagcAAGGGAGGAGGCCCTTGCCACACTaaaggagctgcagcaaagCAAAGAGGAGATTCTAGCATCCCttaaagaagagagaaaaggcaacGAGAAAGCCAAGGCAGCCCTAGAAACTGAGAGGAGAGCCAAGGAGGATGCGATTGCCGCTCTTTCAGAAGAGAAACAAAGCAGGGAGGATGTACTTGCTACTCTTGTTGAAGAGAGGAGAAGCAAAGAGGAGGCTCAGTCTGCTCTGGAGGtggagaggaaggagatgaGCAGGCTGGttgaggagagagaaaagaggcaaCAGGAGGGTGATGCTCTTCGACGAGAAGTCAAAGAGCTGACTGCCAAACTGGAAGCCACAGTGCAGCAG GTGACCAGCGAGACGGAGAGAGCTGAACAAGCGTTAGTCCGGCTACAAACTGCTCAGGCACAACTGGACGAACGCTCCAAGGAGATCCAGGAGAAAACTTCCCACATCCTCGCCCTGACGCAGGAAGTTCAAAGCCTGAAACGGGAACTACAGACTTCAGCAGTATCTTCTGGTTGTGTCAATGATCAGCTTAGAGAGGAAGTCTCAGAGCTTCGGAAGAATGTGACcgaggaaaaggagaaaaatgagAGCAAGCACAGACAAATGCTGGagctggagcacaagctagagCAGGCAAACGAACAGTTGGCACACAAACGGCTGATCTCCGACCAGCAGCTGGAACAGTTCACTGAGAAGCTGAACCAACAAGATGCAGCTTCAAAACAGCAAGTTGAAGAGCTGAAAAAGAAGCTTCGGGAGCAAGAAGAGAAATCACAGCAGCCACTGGATGAGCTCACATCCAGGCACGAATCCCAAGAACGTGCTGCCAAAGAAGAAGTGGAACAGCTGAGAGCCAAACTCGAGGAACAAACGCAGGCCTCCAAAAAGCAGGTAGAGGAGCTCAATGAGAAGCTGCGAGAACAAGAAGCCATATCACAACAGCAGCTGGAGGAGTTAAAACACAAACTGAGTGAGCAAAAGGAAACCTCCGGCAAACTTTTAGATGATCTCAAGCAAAATCTCAGTGATCAGGAGAGAACTGCAGAGCTCCTCAAGGTCGAACTAGAAGAAGCTAGGTTTAAAGGTTCAAGCTGTTCCTGTtgctctgctgctgaagaaGATCTCAAGAGACTGAACTCCGATCTCCAAACTGAGATCGCGACCCTGAGGGCAAAGGTTTCCAGCGTGGAAAACACGGAGTCGTCTCAGCTAGCCTCttcagagatggagagaatgctaaaagaaaaggacagacaggtggaggagaagctggcagaggtggagaaagcgtctgcagagagagaggcagagttGCAGAAAAAGCTGCTGGAAAAGGAGGCACAGGTGAATTCCCTGCAGAGGAGCCTGAAGGAGGCGCAGGAGCggcgggaggaggaggagacccAAGCCGTCCAGGCGGCCCGGACCAGGGAGGTGGAAAGGCGCAGAGAGCTGCTGGCTGTGGCGCATGAGGCCATCGCTCAGAAAGATGCAGAGCTGGAAGAGAAAGCAGAGATCATCAGCAG ACTAAAGGAAAATGCCAAGCAGGAGTCTGAGAAAGTCAAGAGCCTCAGCCTCGACCTTCAGAGGAAAGAGGACGACACTTCAGACCTCAGAGAGAAACTAGCCGACTACAAGAAGCAGATCCAGCAGGTCCAAAAAGAG ATTTCGTCcatgagagaagaggaaaaggcTTTAAAACAGAAGGTGGCTGACACGGAGAAAGCCAAGAAGCAGCTTCAGTCTGACCTCACCAACAGAGACAGAACCATCCAGCAACTCAAAACG GAACAATCCTCTGACGCCAAGTCTGACCAGACACTCCAGCTCTACCAGAAGGCCTGTAAAG AACTTGAAACCAAGGAGCGCGTGATGGAGGACATGCGTTTGGCTCTGACGGAGCAGGAGGAGACGCAGGAGCAGATGGAGCAGGCCTTGGAGGAGAAACTTAACCTCATCCAGGAGCTCTCCAGCG AGGTGGAGAAGTTGAAAGGGGTGCTGTTGCAGCAGAATTGCGGAAGCAACGCCCACCGTCAGGTCAACAGCCCGTCAGATGACCTCAAACTGGCCCAACAGGAAGCTGCCCAGGTTCAGGAAAGCTTGAAG CTGTGTACAGAGAAACATCAGGCCGAACGCAAAAAGTGGCTGGAAGAGAAGCTGTCCCTGATCGGCCAAGCTAAAGAGGCTGAGGACAAGAGGAACCAGGAAATGAGGAAGTTTGTGGAAGACCGAGAACGCTACACTCGGCAGCAGAGCCAGTTG GAGTCCTTGTCGTCCCAGCTGGCTGAAAAGGAGCAGGCCATGGAGAagtggaggaaggagagagacacTCTGGTAGCAGCTTTGGAGGTCCAGCTACAGAAGCTTCTCTCCAGCCAAGCAGAGAAAGACAAACTCATCCAACAGCTGCGCCAAAATAACACACAACTACCACAAGAG AGTGGTGATGTTGGTGTCAGCGTAGCGGAGCTGCAGGCTACTCTGTCTCAGAGGGAGGCAGAGATTCTACAACTGAAGGAGGAGCTCAGGGCCTCAGCAGTCCAACAGGGGGAACCGGTCACACAG ACTAAAAGCAATGAAAGCCCTGCTACATTGGCTGCGAAACCCCAGAGTAAAACCATTAACAGGAAGTCTGGAAGAAGGAGGGATACCAGAGCGTCAGTCAGCAGTCAG GGCTCAGCTGGATACCCGTCAGTGCTCGACTCCTCTGAGATTTCCACAGAGAACGGCAGGACGAGCCGCTTCCCCCGGCCCGAGCTGGAGATCTCCTTCAGCCCTCTGCAGCCAAACCGCATGGCTCTGCGACGGCAGGGAGAGGAGAACGCCGTCACCGTCAAAATCAGCCGCTCCGCACGCAAGAGGAAGAGTGGAGAGATGGAGAAG
- the LOC123980655 gene encoding kinesin-like protein KIF20B isoform X1 — protein sequence MMDSCLSDKDKQVEDLKRYLSSEFSTLPDSQHSNIEDREHLQVYLRIRPFSSAESNNGESQDCVTIEPPDTVLLKPPGLSLSARLSTDKSFLQTGQRFQFSQVYGPETTQRELFEGTVKDLVKDVFEGGNSLVFTYGVTNAGKTFTFLGPDADAGILPRSLDVIFSSIDEQVFSGMSIKPHRSREFIRLTREQQAEEAVFKRNLFRQLKESEKSNAGPLNSTNKTLLEGPSMLQTTAAAEDKISLEVEALTKFSVWVSFCEIYNENIHDLLEVVPSGAPRRTALRLSQDVKGNAFVKDLRWVQVNSAEEANKVMKLGKKNQSFSSTRLNQLSSRSHSIFSIRILRIEDSGTPRVQAVSELCLCDLAGSERCAKTQNKGERLKEAGNINTSLLILGKCINALRHNQQAKLLQHVPFRESKLTHYLQGFFCGRGKACMIVNINQCASMYDETLNVLKFSAVAQKVVVLSTRPLPIMSQRSTSDVSFALRCNRRSSLIGYDSSLEDVQEDEDDECEEEKSLMEDTMDQTCNEEDSDEHDNDKILIGRKMHQRQVALLRQLQLQLKKERAESLLMEARVREEISREFSELFSEMQNDYNDRLAREREILEERAERRMEIFKNLIDKMSTTGPSPDAQAMDKSLDCSELAGIKKATEAAHKCLGSGRTAAQGDIRDAVEELERKVLEMNEHQQKVQQPMAHKHNGEASGVEEEEKRRLLFQLQEESSEVARLEKQVGDLRRVAELGSQSRSMLVEEESSRERERLQEVVAALEKEKEGALAALEYQTMGKEEALASLEEERKAREEALATLKELQQSKEEILASLKEERKGNEKAKAALETERRAKEDAIAALSEEKQSREDVLATLVEERRSKEEAQSALEVERKEMSRLVEEREKRQQEGDALRREVKELTAKLEATVQQVTSETERAEQALVRLQTAQAQLDERSKEIQEKTSHILALTQEVQSLKRELQTSAVSSGCVNDQLREEVSELRKNVTEEKEKNESKHRQMLELEHKLEQANEQLAHKRLISDQQLEQFTEKLNQQDAASKQQVEELKKKLREQEEKSQQPLDELTSRHESQERAAKEEVEQLRAKLEEQTQASKKQVEELNEKLREQEAISQQQLEELKHKLSEQKETSGKLLDDLKQNLSDQERTAELLKVELEEARFKGSSCSCCSAAEEDLKRLNSDLQTEIATLRAKVSSVENTESSQLASSEMERMLKEKDRQVEEKLAEVEKASAEREAELQKKLLEKEAQVNSLQRSLKEAQERREEEETQAVQAARTREVERRRELLAVAHEAIAQKDAELEEKAEIISRLKENAKQESEKVKSLSLDLQRKEDDTSDLREKLADYKKQIQQVQKEISSMREEEKALKQKVADTEKAKKQLQSDLTNRDRTIQQLKTEQSSDAKSDQTLQLYQKACKELETKERVMEDMRLALTEQEETQEQMEQALEEKLNLIQELSSEVEKLKGVLLQQNCGSNAHRQVNSPSDDLKLAQQEAAQVQESLKLCTEKHQAERKKWLEEKLSLIGQAKEAEDKRNQEMRKFVEDRERYTRQQSQLESLSSQLAEKEQAMEKWRKERDTLVAALEVQLQKLLSSQAEKDKLIQQLRQNNTQLPQESGDVGVSVAELQATLSQREAEILQLKEELRASAVQQGEPVTQTKSNESPATLAAKPQSKTINRKSGRRRDTRASVSSQGSAGYPSVLDSSEISTENGRTSRFPRPELEISFSPLQPNRMALRRQGEENAVTVKISRSARKRKSGEMEKSHIFRRSKRRTPKEEMEAENRRNTRTKLTPKLTPHQEEISSPAGRHDSQSSIRSRKEGTLQKIGDFLQSSPTLLGTKAKKMMSLVSGRGDAESAASSSSLSLRAKKNKRKLYRPEISSPMDMPSHPVRLALFLSSAESQRRKRATIRSLRGAFAPGGLNN from the exons ATGATGGATTCATGCCTGAGCGACAAAGACAAACAGGTTGAAGATTTGAAGAGATATCTCTCATCAGAGTTCAGCACCTTACCAGACTCACAG CATTCGAACATCGAGGACAGAGAACACCTACAGGTCTACCTCCGTATCCGGCCCTTTTCCTCAGCAGAGAGTAATAATGGAGAGTCGCag GACTGTGTTACCATCGAGCCCCCTGACACTGTTCTTCTTAAGCCTCCCGGCTTGTCCCTCTCAGCGCGGCTCAGCACTGACAAATCCTTTCTACAGACTGGGCAGCGCTTTCAGTTCTCTCAG GTGTATGGTCCTGAGACAACGCAGAGAGAGCTGTTTGAAGGCACAGTAAAAGATTTAGTGAAAGATGTTTTCGAAGGGGGAAACTCGCTGGTTTTCACATATGGAGTCACCAACGCTGGGAAGACCTTCACATTCTTAG GTCCTGATGCCGATGCTGGTATCCTGCCCAGGTCTCTCGACGTCATTTTCAGCAGTATTGATGAACAGGTTTTCAGCGGGATGAGCATCAAACCTCACCGCAGCCGAGAGTTCATAAGGCTCACCAGGGAGCAGCAGGCTGAGGAAGCAGTGTTCAAGAGAAACCTCTTCAGACAACTTAAAGAG AGCGAGAAGAGCAATGCCGGCCCGTTGAACTCAACCAATAAGACTCTCCTTGAAG GCCCCTCTATGCTGCAGAcgactgcagcagcagaggacaAAATCAGCCTGGAGGTGGAAGCGCTAACAAAGTTCTCTGTGTGGGTTTCTTTCTGTGAAATCTACAATGAAAACATTCACGACCTCCTGGAGGTGGTGCCCAGCGGGGCCCCGAGGAGGACTGCACTGCGCCTGTCACAGGACGTCAAGGGCAACGCCTTTGTGAAAG ATCTGCGTTGGGTTCAGGTAAATAGTGCGGAAGAGGCTAACAAGGTGATGAAGCTGGGCAAGAAGAACCAGAGCTTCTCCTCCACCCGGCTCAACCAGCTCTCCAGCAGGAG tCACAGTATTTTCTCCATTCGCATATTGAGGATTGAGGATAGTGGGACTCCGAGGGTCCAAGCAGTCAGCGA gttgtgtctgtgtgacctgGCTGGCTCGGAGCGATGCGCCAAGACTCAGAATAAAGGAGAGCGTCTGAAAGAAGCTGGAAACATCAACACCTCACTGCTCATCCTGGGAAAATGCATCAACGCACTACGACACAATCAGCAGGCCAA GCTGCTCCAGCATGTTCCCTTCAGGGAAAGCAAGCTGACCCACTACCTGCAGGGCTTCTTCTGTGGTCGAGGTAAAGCCTGCATGATCGTCAACATCAACCAGTGTGCCTCCATGTACGACGAGACTCTCAACGTCCTCAAATTCTCTGCTGTGGCTCAGAAG GTTGTGGTTCTATCCACCAGGCCTCTTCCCATCATGTCCCAGAGGTCCACCAGTGATGTATCCTTCGCTCTTCGGTGCAACAGGAGGAGCTCCCTGATTGGCTATGATAGTAGCCTGGAGGATGTACAG gaggatgaagatgatgagTGTGAGGAAGAAAAGAGCCTGATGGAGGATACAATGGATCAGACCTGCAATGAAGAAGACAGCGATGAACACGATAATGATAAAATTCTCATCGGTAGAAAGATGCACCAG CGGCAGGTGGCGCTGTTGAGACAGCTGCAGCTACAGCTGAAGAAGGAGCGAGCGGAGAGCCTGCTCATGGAGGCGCGAGTCAGAGAAGAAATCAGCAGAGAGTTCTCAGAGCTCTTCTCTGAGATGCAGAATGACTACAA tGACCGCCTggcgagggagagagaaatcTTAGAGGAGCGAGCAGAAAGGAGAATGGAGATCTTCAAGAACCTCATTGACAAAATGTCCACCACTGGACCCAGTCCAGATGCACAAGCCATG GACAAATCTCTGGACTGCTCTGAATTGGCAGGCATAAAGAAAGCCACTGAGGCTGCTCATAAATGTCTGGGTTCAGGCCGAACGGCGGCTCAGGGAGACATAAGAGACGCTGTAGAGGAGCTGGAGAGGAAGGTGTTGGAAATGAATGAGCACCAACAGAAAGTCCAGCAGCCGATGGCTCACAAACACAAtg GTGAAGCCAGCGGagtagaggaagaggagaagaggaggcttCTCTTTCAGCTCCAGGAGGAGTCGTCAGAGGTTGCTCGGCTGGAGAAACAAGTGGGAGACCTGCGGAGGGTGGCAGAGCTGGGCTCGCAAAGTCGCTCCATGCTGGTCGAGGAGGAGAGCTCACGTGAGAGAGAACGGCTGCAG GAGGTGGTGGCTGCCCttgagaaggagaaagaaggcGCCCTCGCTGCCTTGGAGTACCAGACTATGGGAAAAGAGGAGGCGCTGGCCTCCTtagaggaggaaaggaaagcAAGGGAGGAGGCCCTTGCCACACTaaaggagctgcagcaaagCAAAGAGGAGATTCTAGCATCCCttaaagaagagagaaaaggcaacGAGAAAGCCAAGGCAGCCCTAGAAACTGAGAGGAGAGCCAAGGAGGATGCGATTGCCGCTCTTTCAGAAGAGAAACAAAGCAGGGAGGATGTACTTGCTACTCTTGTTGAAGAGAGGAGAAGCAAAGAGGAGGCTCAGTCTGCTCTGGAGGtggagaggaaggagatgaGCAGGCTGGttgaggagagagaaaagaggcaaCAGGAGGGTGATGCTCTTCGACGAGAAGTCAAAGAGCTGACTGCCAAACTGGAAGCCACAGTGCAGCAG GTGACCAGCGAGACGGAGAGAGCTGAACAAGCGTTAGTCCGGCTACAAACTGCTCAGGCACAACTGGACGAACGCTCCAAGGAGATCCAGGAGAAAACTTCCCACATCCTCGCCCTGACGCAGGAAGTTCAAAGCCTGAAACGGGAACTACAGACTTCAGCAGTATCTTCTGGTTGTGTCAATGATCAGCTTAGAGAGGAAGTCTCAGAGCTTCGGAAGAATGTGACcgaggaaaaggagaaaaatgagAGCAAGCACAGACAAATGCTGGagctggagcacaagctagagCAGGCAAACGAACAGTTGGCACACAAACGGCTGATCTCCGACCAGCAGCTGGAACAGTTCACTGAGAAGCTGAACCAACAAGATGCAGCTTCAAAACAGCAAGTTGAAGAGCTGAAAAAGAAGCTTCGGGAGCAAGAAGAGAAATCACAGCAGCCACTGGATGAGCTCACATCCAGGCACGAATCCCAAGAACGTGCTGCCAAAGAAGAAGTGGAACAGCTGAGAGCCAAACTCGAGGAACAAACGCAGGCCTCCAAAAAGCAGGTAGAGGAGCTCAATGAGAAGCTGCGAGAACAAGAAGCCATATCACAACAGCAGCTGGAGGAGTTAAAACACAAACTGAGTGAGCAAAAGGAAACCTCCGGCAAACTTTTAGATGATCTCAAGCAAAATCTCAGTGATCAGGAGAGAACTGCAGAGCTCCTCAAGGTCGAACTAGAAGAAGCTAGGTTTAAAGGTTCAAGCTGTTCCTGTtgctctgctgctgaagaaGATCTCAAGAGACTGAACTCCGATCTCCAAACTGAGATCGCGACCCTGAGGGCAAAGGTTTCCAGCGTGGAAAACACGGAGTCGTCTCAGCTAGCCTCttcagagatggagagaatgctaaaagaaaaggacagacaggtggaggagaagctggcagaggtggagaaagcgtctgcagagagagaggcagagttGCAGAAAAAGCTGCTGGAAAAGGAGGCACAGGTGAATTCCCTGCAGAGGAGCCTGAAGGAGGCGCAGGAGCggcgggaggaggaggagacccAAGCCGTCCAGGCGGCCCGGACCAGGGAGGTGGAAAGGCGCAGAGAGCTGCTGGCTGTGGCGCATGAGGCCATCGCTCAGAAAGATGCAGAGCTGGAAGAGAAAGCAGAGATCATCAGCAG ACTAAAGGAAAATGCCAAGCAGGAGTCTGAGAAAGTCAAGAGCCTCAGCCTCGACCTTCAGAGGAAAGAGGACGACACTTCAGACCTCAGAGAGAAACTAGCCGACTACAAGAAGCAGATCCAGCAGGTCCAAAAAGAG ATTTCGTCcatgagagaagaggaaaaggcTTTAAAACAGAAGGTGGCTGACACGGAGAAAGCCAAGAAGCAGCTTCAGTCTGACCTCACCAACAGAGACAGAACCATCCAGCAACTCAAAACG GAACAATCCTCTGACGCCAAGTCTGACCAGACACTCCAGCTCTACCAGAAGGCCTGTAAAG AACTTGAAACCAAGGAGCGCGTGATGGAGGACATGCGTTTGGCTCTGACGGAGCAGGAGGAGACGCAGGAGCAGATGGAGCAGGCCTTGGAGGAGAAACTTAACCTCATCCAGGAGCTCTCCAGCG AGGTGGAGAAGTTGAAAGGGGTGCTGTTGCAGCAGAATTGCGGAAGCAACGCCCACCGTCAGGTCAACAGCCCGTCAGATGACCTCAAACTGGCCCAACAGGAAGCTGCCCAGGTTCAGGAAAGCTTGAAG CTGTGTACAGAGAAACATCAGGCCGAACGCAAAAAGTGGCTGGAAGAGAAGCTGTCCCTGATCGGCCAAGCTAAAGAGGCTGAGGACAAGAGGAACCAGGAAATGAGGAAGTTTGTGGAAGACCGAGAACGCTACACTCGGCAGCAGAGCCAGTTG GAGTCCTTGTCGTCCCAGCTGGCTGAAAAGGAGCAGGCCATGGAGAagtggaggaaggagagagacacTCTGGTAGCAGCTTTGGAGGTCCAGCTACAGAAGCTTCTCTCCAGCCAAGCAGAGAAAGACAAACTCATCCAACAGCTGCGCCAAAATAACACACAACTACCACAAGAG AGTGGTGATGTTGGTGTCAGCGTAGCGGAGCTGCAGGCTACTCTGTCTCAGAGGGAGGCAGAGATTCTACAACTGAAGGAGGAGCTCAGGGCCTCAGCAGTCCAACAGGGGGAACCGGTCACACAG ACTAAAAGCAATGAAAGCCCTGCTACATTGGCTGCGAAACCCCAGAGTAAAACCATTAACAGGAAGTCTGGAAGAAGGAGGGATACCAGAGCGTCAGTCAGCAGTCAG GGCTCAGCTGGATACCCGTCAGTGCTCGACTCCTCTGAGATTTCCACAGAGAACGGCAGGACGAGCCGCTTCCCCCGGCCCGAGCTGGAGATCTCCTTCAGCCCTCTGCAGCCAAACCGCATGGCTCTGCGACGGCAGGGAGAGGAGAACGCCGTCACCGTCAAAATCAGCCGCTCCGCACGCAAGAGGAAGAGTGGAGAGATGGAGAAG